The genomic stretch GTCACTGCAATCAACCAAGTTAATACTAATTTCTTGATTGGAATTGACAAAGTAATATGTAATGCCAAACATATTTGCTTACGTGTTACTATTCAAAGAGCGCAAAGATTAACAAAGTAGTGCGGTAGCAATCGatttcataaaaagaaaatcaaagtcACTTGAGATTTATGTTCGAAAAAACTTTAAACCGTATTTGGTTTTTGCGACATTAACTAGAATTTGGCACCGATTTTCTTGTCTGGACTTTCTGACTCGAAACGTGGTTGTGCATAGACGGATTTAATCACAAATTGTCTTATGGATATTCACGTCGGACCACTCAAAAAGAACGCGAGAGAGGATGCTATAAAGATTAATGAATCACCACAAGTTTGTCTTTCTGACATCTCATGATGCTTTACAATTGCTCGAGCAATGAAGCTGCTCTTATGCTGCCTCTAAACTCTTGTCAGCTTGAATCCAAATCCTAATTAAAACTGaaaacacaaaagaagaaagaccaGAAGAGAACAGGAAATGAGCCAGTGCAATCGTTAAGCCTGCACAGCAGCAATCAGCCTGCCAATTCAGCAGAAGCTAAATTCTAAAAGGGCCCTCCTGAATCGGCTCGGAAATACTTGTACACTCTGGCCTTGGCGGTAGCTGATGTTTCTTTCAAGCCTTGATCCGTCGCAAGGCGAGATACGCCAACAACCTGTATCCGAAAAACATCAGCAGCAAGACGCCGACGCACACCCCGGGCCGAACCTGCCCTCCGATGTCCTCCTCGACGAACTTGCAGCTTGTGCTGTATGAATTCCCATCTCGGCCGCAACCCAGCATCAAGGAAATGCCTCTTCCGTCCCCGTACTGGATGCTGATCAGGAGCCTGTAGCTGTAAAACGTGGTCGAAACGTACTTGATCCAGACCAAGGCGGACGGCACTTTGTGCACGTAAAATCCCCCGGTCAGCACGAAGGCCAACATTGTGACCGTGACTATGGTAGAGGCCTGCTTGGCGTCCATTATGACCGCGCCTAGCATGAGGCCGAGGCCCTGAGATACGAGGACGTAGCCGAGCACGACCAGCAGCGTCAAGACGAATGTGCCGAACTCGGGTTTTAGCCCGGACATCCAGTAAGTTATGGAGAGGAAGATGGTGGGTAGTATGAGCTCCATGGGCATGTCCCCGACAATTCGCGCCATGAAGTAGGAGGAGAGACTGTACATCCCCGAAGACCGTTCCTTCACGAAGATGGCGCGCTCCTGGGGGAACGCAAACGCTGAATTGAAGGACGGGAACACCCCCCAGAAGATCGAGATGAAGAAGAGCAGGCCGAGCCGATCTTGAATATTCTGGGAGTCCGAATGCCACCACATTAGGCCCGCCAGCAGTGCCGCCACGATGACTTGGAAGACTCTGAGTCGATTGAAGGCCTCGTGCTTGCGCTCCTTGAGGCCTCTCTGGAAAAGAATGCTGAATTGGTTGAACCAATTGGAGACGCCGGTGGTGAAGTTACCGCCGGTTCGGCAGCGTGGCAGAGAATGGCCTCCGCCCTCGGCCGCGTTTCCTTTTGCTCGAATGGGCGAAACGTCCACGCAGGCCGCTTTGACCATGGGAGCTAACACGGTGTTGTAAGACGCGACGAGAGATTGCTTGATGTTGGGGTTCTCTCTTTCGATCGCTCGATCGAGTTGGTACACCCCTGCATCAATATCAACACTAAAACGATCAGCATCATGGCACATGTTTTCACTACATCACTCGGAATGAACATCGAATACGATAACAGGTGGATCCTTCCAAACATTCCTCCTAGTTCCAAAGCAAATAAAACGGCAAGACTACCCGGGTCGATGGGTCTGGTCCACTTACTTCGAAACCCCATTCCATCAACCCGGATCAACCAAACAAAACCCGTCATGACCCAACCGGCTTTCACGTTGTACTATCGGAACGGGACATGACATTGTGGTCTTTCATCACGAGCAACTTAAGACTGCATATGACCAAACAAGACTTTGAAATCCAACACAATGTCTTCGGCTCGTGATAATCGAAGCCGCTATTATATGTCCGAAGGGGAGGCCAAATTAacatcaccaccacctccataCCTAAATTCAAGGAGACTCGCCGCAATGATTCGCAGCACGTACACGCACGCAACGCACGATGGTGGGCAGATCTTTATCTCTACCAGCACTAGCTCCTGCTTCCGTTTCTTTATTACAGAACCGCACTTTGGAATTCTTAATAAAAGTCGACAACCCCCCACCATTATTACAATAGGCTAAATCTAAAAGGTTTTTCGGGGACGATCATGTCCTGTCGTACTAAGAACGTAATTGGGCATATCCCaacccacgaaaaaaaaaaaccattgctTGAGCGGCTCAAAGCTGACCAGTGTTGGTGGTCTCAGGTGGGAGTCCACTTCTGTTGGTGCTGCCACTTATGGCCAAAAGCTTTGGGCCCCCACACTCAGAATTTAGCACTAACAATCGA from Rhodamnia argentea isolate NSW1041297 chromosome 2, ASM2092103v1, whole genome shotgun sequence encodes the following:
- the LOC115738686 gene encoding ABC transporter G family member 25, whose product is MPLFVVGGGGGGEEARTEDTSTQPPRDSRDLPALMSSCHPISLQFVDVSYRVKIDDRQGGNIKRIFGQSTPPPHGSATAPPRERTILKGITGTASPGEILAILGPSGSGKSTLLNALAGRLRGGLSGTIIANDQRLGRSMLRRTGFVAQDDILYPHLTVRETLVFCALLRLPRALGRLEKVAAAEAVITELGLAKCEHTIIGNSFVRGVSGGERKRVSIAHEMLVNPSLLVLDEPTSGLDSTAAHRLMATLGSLAQKGKTVVTSVHQPSSRVYQMFDSVLVLSEGRCVYFGKGRDAVSYFGSVGFAPAFPMNPADFLLDLANGVYQLDRAIERENPNIKQSLVASYNTVLAPMVKAACVDVSPIRAKGNAAEGGGHSLPRCRTGGNFTTGVSNWFNQFSILFQRGLKERKHEAFNRLRVFQVIVAALLAGLMWWHSDSQNIQDRLGLLFFISIFWGVFPSFNSAFAFPQERAIFVKERSSGMYSLSSYFMARIVGDMPMELILPTIFLSITYWMSGLKPEFGTFVLTLLVVLGYVLVSQGLGLMLGAVIMDAKQASTIVTVTMLAFVLTGGFYVHKVPSALVWIKYVSTTFYSYRLLISIQYGDGRGISLMLGCGRDGNSYSTSCKFVEEDIGGQVRPGVCVGVLLLMFFGYRLLAYLALRRIKA